Proteins encoded within one genomic window of Anopheles gambiae chromosome 3, idAnoGambNW_F1_1, whole genome shotgun sequence:
- the LOC1280536 gene encoding kinase D-interacting substrate of 220 kDa isoform X7, with protein MKVINCDELILNVQRLKAYGRRITRSSKVHALNRCDSMGSLGHRSLLQYLETDDLAGLKSFLGTRHLQVDDRDENNTTVLMVASGRGATHFVKELLARGADVQAQDLDSWTALHFAAKAGHVGIVELLLDNGAELEHRDMGGWTALMWGSYKGHTSVVALLLQRGADVQAHGNYHLNPLLWASGRGHTEIVRLLVNTGGAKVNVGDKYGTTPLVWACRKGSAEIVDVLLKAGANVDTAGMYSWTPLLVAVSGGFQECVSLLLERKPNVNALDKDGMTALSIACREGLTEIASALIAAGAYLNVQDRAGDTPLINAVKGGHRSVVEILMKRHVDVDIQGKDKKTALYTAVEKGHTAIVKLILQSNPDLELSTKDGDTALLRAVRNRNLEIVQMLLERKAKVGATDKRGDTCLHVAMRARSKAIVEALLSNPKYGQLLYRSNKEGETPYAIDATHQKTILGQVFGNRRLNANEDSEGMLGYGLYSSALADVLSEPTLTTPITVGLYAKWGSGKSFLLTELRDEMKNFAHSWSEPPIDASWLFFLISLHLVLVIGTVVGLATWSYVWGMVTGATLLVLIYFTDILLKFLDRRYDLEWLYSLNYGLSRKLGRLRLILQVAFCHPPGPQSDQQPMPVRFHFAEASGAAPNGDAAVALMLASLFDAIEAHYGSLATGLYRAFRPKPLKATGGWKWRKMCCMPVVLMFELGMLGILATASLSIVYSEYGLEGREEIAVAIYVLLGILLAGAIANLHAWSKLIGALFMSQGKHLKRAFNSNEAAPLTALGAEVSLMTDMVRCLDAFTGQQSRLVGVVDALDSCDTERTLTILNAVQTLLSGPQRPFVLLLAVDPHVIAKAAEANSRRLFTEGGIGGHDFLRNLVHLPVYLQNSGLRKVQRAQNTAMSAYRRAMPDLSRDDDQPHLGHSASVRRLSNASEIMSSQEKLRAMPSSSRGGSKKLRVSDSIASSIGSNLHKLGQNPPVDLSKIILTDDYFSDVNPRSMRRLMNVIYITVRLLKAFQIDFSWYRLSSWINLTEQWPLRASMIVLEHDQGGDSFDDSVSLQAVYDKVRPKLTCLREAAALLDLDRDERKLDAFLQLHKSDLLVSDLRIFLPFTINLDPYLRKVLKEDQQALEDEGIIIPMKTVLPPSKPSGFVPHHHHRAPVGGVLQPTPQHPNNLTNWPNFYNPQPQAMALMSYYNQNWANFPAGVYGTNALLGEPLPKPGSVGGGPIITEHPPHEQHSTLGSNSGRSSKTTTGALQKSSSNGLATSPPIDIDLSNVQLSSLTVEQLIELLEKVNDLKPAMERTAPILRENAISGRVLMYCNLEELKSVLRLSFGHWEMFKLLVTALREASVTQPASRKLSTKTTSFAKGTNDSVEMQEPIAQSTPPFGSSTSSFQPIRQKSQNLLEKQPAKVHDYEYLQVTLEEQMICGALQTLNEDAFEDVVSSSERPSPTGEMFSQYLAPIRESSEIGSPPRLTYNLTNPNLTDLAASNGTLNGDDSGVGGGGSVGVGGGGGGGSTSSGSHLGLRSGSGRHSRSHSLHDDASLTSIVVIPTFLTTSPNGASSNNNNNNNNTTTNINDTKL; from the exons ATGAAAGTAATCAACTGCGATGAGCTGATCCTGAACGTTCAACGCCTCAAGGCGTACGGTCGGCGCATTACCCGCTCGTCCAAAGTGCAT GCACTGAATCGGTGCGATTCGATGGGATCGTTGGGCCACCGTTCGCTCCTACAGTACCTGGAAACGGATGATCTAGCTGGACTAAAATCATTCCTCGGCACCCGCCACCTGCAGGTCGACGATCGAGATGAG AACAACACCACAGTGCTGATGGTCGCAAGCGGCCGCGGTGCGACCCATTTCGTGAAGGAACTACTGGCCCGGGGTGCCGATGTACAGGCGCAGGATTTGGACAGCTGGACGGCGCTGCACTTCGCCGCCAAGGCCGGCCATGTCGGGAtcgtggagctgctgctggacaaCGGGGCGGAGCTGGAGCACCGCGACATGGGCGGCTGGACGGCGCTCATGTGGGGCTCGTACAAGGGGCACACCAGCGtggtggcgctgctgctgcagcgcggTGCCGACGTGCAGGCACACGGCAACTACCACCTCAACCCGCTGCTCTGGGCGTCCGGTCGTGGCCACACGGAGATCGTGCGCCTGCTAGTCAACACGGGCGGGGCGAAGGTGAACGTTGGCGATAAG TACGGAACGACCCCGCTGGTGTGGGCCTGCCGCAAGGGAAGCGCGGAGATAGTGGACGTTCTACTGAAAGCCGGCGCGAACGTGGATACCGCCGGCATGTACTCGTGGACACCGCTGCTCGTAGCGGTCAGTGGCGGCTTTCAGGAATGTGTCTCCCTGCTGCTCGAGCGCAAGCCAAACGTGAACGCCCTGGACAAGGACGGCATGACGGCGCTCTCGATCGCGTGCCGCGAAGGGCTCACCGAGATCGCGTCGGCCCTGATCGCGGCCGGTGCCTACCTGAACGTGCAGGATCGGGCCGGCGACACGCCGCTGATCAACGCCGTCAAGGGCGGACACCGGAGCGTGGTCGAGATCCTGATGAAGCGCCACGTGGACGTAGACATCCAGGGAAAGGACAAGAAGACGGCCCTGTACACGGCGGTCGAGAAGGGCCACACCGCGATCGTGAAGCTGATCCTGCAGTCCAACCCGGACCTGGAGCTATCAACCAAAGACGGCGACACCGCGCTGCTGCGGGCGGTGCGCAACCGCAACCTCGAGATCGTGCAGATGCTGCTGGAGCGCAAGGCGAAGGTGGGCGCGACGGACAAGCGAGGCGACACCTGTCTGCACGTGGCGATGCGGGCCCGCTCGAAGGCGATCGTGGAGGCGCTGCTGAGCAACCCGAAGTACGGCCAGCTGCTGTACCGGTCGAACAAGGAGGGCGAAACGCCGTACGCGATCGATGCGACGCACCAGAAGACGATCCTCGGGCAGGTGTTTGGCAATCGGCGGCTGAACGCGAACGAAGACTCGGAGGGTATGCTCGGGTATGGGCTGTACTCGTCGGCGCTCGCTGACGTGCTGAGCGAACCCACGCTTACCACCCCGATCACGGTGGGACTGTACGCGAAGTGGGGCAGCGGGAAGAGCTTCCTGCTGACAGAGCTGCGGGACGAAATGAAGAACTTTGCCCACTCGTGGTCGGAGCCGCCGATCGACGCGTCCTGGCTGTTCTTTCTGATCAGCCTGCATCTGGTGCTGGTGATCGGGACGGTGGTCGGGCTGGCCACCTGGAGCTACGTGTGGGGCATGGTGACGGGGGCCACCCTGCTGGTGCTGATTTACTTTACCGACATTCTGCTAAAGTTCCTCGACCGTCGGTACGATCTCGAGTGGCTGTACTCGCTCAACTACGGGCTGTCGCGCAAGCTCGGCCGGCTGCGGCTGATACTGCAGGTCGCGTTCTGCCATCCGCCCGGGCCGCAGAGCGACCAGCAACCGATGCCGGTACGGTTTCACTTTGCCGAGGCGAGCGGGGCCGCCCCGAACGGTGATGCGGCCGTGGCGCTGATGCTGGCCTCGCTGTTCGACGCGATCGAGGCGCACTACGGTTCGTTGGCGACCGGGCTTTATCGTGCCTTTCGACCGAAACctt TAAAAGCAACCGGTGGCTGGAAATGGCGTAAAATGTGCTGCATGCCGGTAGTGCTGATGTTCGAGCTCGGCATGCTGGGCATCCTGGCGACGGCCTCGCTCTCCATCGTGTACTCCGAGTACGGGCTGGAGGGCCGGGAGGAGATAGCGGTGGCGATCTACGTCCTGCTGGGCATCCTGCTCGCCGGCGCGATTGCGAACCTGCACGCCTGGTCGAAGCTTATCGGTGCCTTGTTTATGTCGCAGGGCAAACACCTGAAGCGTGCCTTCAACAGCAACGAGGCGGCCCCACTGACGGCGCTCGGTGCCGAGGTCAGCCTGATGACGGATATGGTGCGCTGTCTGGACGCGTTCACCGGCCAGCAGAGCCGGCTGGTCGGCGTGGTCGATGCGCTCGATTCCTGCGACACCGAGCGCACGCTCACGATACTGAACGCGGTGCAGACGCTGCTGTCCGGGCCGCAGCGACCgttcgtgctgctgctcgcggTCGATCCGCATGTGATAGCGAAGGCGGCCGAAGCCAACAGCCGGCGACTGTTCACGGAGGGCGGCATCGGCGGGCACGACTTCCTGCGCAATCTGGTGCATCTGCCGGTGTACCTGCAGAACTCGGGCCTGCGCAAGGTGCAGCGGGCCCAGAACACCGCCATGTCGGCGTACCGGCGTGCCATGCCGGATCTGAGCCGGGACGACGATCAGCCGCACCTGGGCCATTCGGCATCGGTCCGGCGGCTGTCGAACGCGTCGGAGATTATGTCGTCGCAGGAGAAGCTGCGCGCGATGCCGAGCTCGTCCCGCGGGGGTAGCAAAAAGCTGCGCGTATCCGACTCGATCGCAAGCTCGATCGGGTCGAACCTGCACAAGCTTGGCCAAAACCCGCCGGTGGATCTGTCGAAAATCATTCTCACCGATGATTACTTCAGCGACGTGAATCCGAGAAGCATGCGAAGACTGATGAACGTCATCTACATCACCG TTCGGTTGCTGAAAGCTTTCCAGATCGATTTCAGCTGGTACCGGTTGAGCTCGTGGATCAATCTCACCGAACAGTGGCCGCTGCGTGCTAGCATGATCGTGCTGGAACACGATCAGGGCGGCGACAGCTTCGACGATTCGGTTTCCCTGCAAGCTGTATACGATAA AGTGCGCCCGAAGCTGACGTGCCTGCGGGAAGCGGCTGCACTGCTCGATCTCGATCGCGACGAGCGCAAGCTGGACGCATTTTTGCAGCTGCACAAGTCTGACCTGCTCGTGTCGGATCTGCGCATCTTCCTACCGTTCACCATCAACCTCGATCCGTACCTCCGGAAGGTGCTGAAAGAGGACCAGCAAGCGCTCGAGGACGAGGGTATCATCATACCGATGAAAACCGTACTGCCACCGAGCAAACCGAGCGGATTCGTGccgcaccatcaccatcggGCGCCGGTTGGCGGCGTGCTGCAGCCCACCCCGCAGCATCCCAACAATCTGACCAACTGGCCCAACTTCTACAACCCGCAGCCGCAGGCAATGGCGCTGATGAGCTACTACAATCAGAACTGGGCCAACTTCCCAGCAGGAGTTTACGGCACGAATGCGCTGCTGGGTGAACCGCTGCCCAAACCGGGCTCTGTCGGCGGCGGCCCCATCATTACCGAGCATCCGCCGCACGAACAGCATTCCACACTCGGCAGCAACAGCGGTCGTAGCAGCAAGACCACCACCGGTGCCCTGCAAAAATCCTCCAGCAACGGTCTGGCGACGAGTCCACCGATCGATATCGACCTATCGAACGTGCAGCTGTCCAGCCTGACGGTTGAGCAGCTGATCGAGCTGCTCGAGAAGGTGAACGATCTGAAACCGGCCATGGAGCGTACCGCGCCGATTCTGCGCGAAAATGCCATCTCCGGCCGGGTGCTGATGTACTGCAATCTGGAGGAGCTCAAGTCGGTGCTGCGGCTTAGCTTCGGGCACTGGGAGATGTTCAAGCTGCTGGTGACGGCACTGCGGGAAGCGAGCGTAACACAACCGGCCAGCCGGAAGCTATCCACCAAGACGACCTCGTTCGCGAAGGGGACGAACGATTCGGTGGAGATGCAGGAACCGATCGCCCAGTCAACGCCACCGTTCGGATCATCGACGAGCAGCTTCCAGCCGATCCGTCAAAAATCCCAAAATCTGCTGGAAAAACAG CCAGCAAAAGTGCATGATTACGAATATCTCCAG GTGACGCTCGAGGAGCAGATGATCTGCGGCGCACTGCAAACGCTGAACGAGGACGCGTTCGAGGATGtggtcagcagcagcgagcGGCCCAGCCCAACCGGTGAGATGTTTAGCCAGTACCTGGCGCCAATACGGGAAAGCTCGGAAATCGGTTCACCGCCTCGCCTCACTTACAACCTTACTAACCCAAACCTGACCGATCTGGCCGCCAGCAACGGTACGCTGAACGGTGACGACAGTggcgtcggtggtggtggcagcgttggcgtcggcggcggcggcggcggcggcagcaccagcagcggcagccaTCTCGGCCTCCGGTCCGGTTCCGGCCGGCACAGTCGTTCCCACAGCCTGCATGACGATGCATCGCTGACCAGCATCGTGGTCATTCCCACCTTCCTAACTACGTCCCCTAATGgcgccagcagcaacaacaacaacaacaacaacaacaccactaCCAATATCAACGACACCAAGCTCTAA
- the LOC1280536 gene encoding kinase D-interacting substrate of 220 kDa isoform X6, producing the protein MDRRPFLRNRELSELSPLTQSTPGPSHAAVAPGLTRNHSYGSILPYLGFLRNSLRRSASSSNQALNRCDSMGSLGHRSLLQYLETDDLAGLKSFLGTRHLQVDDRDENNTTVLMVASGRGATHFVKELLARGADVQAQDLDSWTALHFAAKAGHVGIVELLLDNGAELEHRDMGGWTALMWGSYKGHTSVVALLLQRGADVQAHGNYHLNPLLWASGRGHTEIVRLLVNTGGAKVNVGDKYGTTPLVWACRKGSAEIVDVLLKAGANVDTAGMYSWTPLLVAVSGGFQECVSLLLERKPNVNALDKDGMTALSIACREGLTEIASALIAAGAYLNVQDRAGDTPLINAVKGGHRSVVEILMKRHVDVDIQGKDKKTALYTAVEKGHTAIVKLILQSNPDLELSTKDGDTALLRAVRNRNLEIVQMLLERKAKVGATDKRGDTCLHVAMRARSKAIVEALLSNPKYGQLLYRSNKEGETPYAIDATHQKTILGQVFGNRRLNANEDSEGMLGYGLYSSALADVLSEPTLTTPITVGLYAKWGSGKSFLLTELRDEMKNFAHSWSEPPIDASWLFFLISLHLVLVIGTVVGLATWSYVWGMVTGATLLVLIYFTDILLKFLDRRYDLEWLYSLNYGLSRKLGRLRLILQVAFCHPPGPQSDQQPMPVRFHFAEASGAAPNGDAAVALMLASLFDAIEAHYGSLATGLYRAFRPKPLKATGGWKWRKMCCMPVVLMFELGMLGILATASLSIVYSEYGLEGREEIAVAIYVLLGILLAGAIANLHAWSKLIGALFMSQGKHLKRAFNSNEAAPLTALGAEVSLMTDMVRCLDAFTGQQSRLVGVVDALDSCDTERTLTILNAVQTLLSGPQRPFVLLLAVDPHVIAKAAEANSRRLFTEGGIGGHDFLRNLVHLPVYLQNSGLRKVQRAQNTAMSAYRRAMPDLSRDDDQPHLGHSASVRRLSNASEIMSSQEKLRAMPSSSRGGSKKLRVSDSIASSIGSNLHKLGQNPPVDLSKIILTDDYFSDVNPRSMRRLMNVIYITVRLLKAFQIDFSWYRLSSWINLTEQWPLRASMIVLEHDQGGDSFDDSVSLQAVYDKVRPKLTCLREAAALLDLDRDERKLDAFLQLHKSDLLVSDLRIFLPFTINLDPYLRKVLKEDQQALEDEGIIIPMKTVLPPSKPSGFVPHHHHRAPVGGVLQPTPQHPNNLTNWPNFYNPQPQAMALMSYYNQNWANFPAGVYGTNALLGEPLPKPGSVGGGPIITEHPPHEQHSTLGSNSGRSSKTTTGALQKSSSNGLATSPPIDIDLSNVQLSSLTVEQLIELLEKVNDLKPAMERTAPILRENAISGRVLMYCNLEELKSVLRLSFGHWEMFKLLVTALREASVTQPASRKLSTKTTSFAKGTNDSVEMQEPIAQSTPPFGSSTSSFQPIRQKSQNLLEKQVTLEEQMICGALQTLNEDAFEDVVSSSERPSPTGEMFSQYLAPIRESSEIGSPPRLTYNLTNPNLTDLAASNGTLNGDDSGVGGGGSVGVGGGGGGGSTSSGSHLGLRSGSGRHSRSHSLHDDASLTSIVVIPTFLTTSPNGASSNNNNNNNNTTTNINDTKL; encoded by the exons GCACTGAATCGGTGCGATTCGATGGGATCGTTGGGCCACCGTTCGCTCCTACAGTACCTGGAAACGGATGATCTAGCTGGACTAAAATCATTCCTCGGCACCCGCCACCTGCAGGTCGACGATCGAGATGAG AACAACACCACAGTGCTGATGGTCGCAAGCGGCCGCGGTGCGACCCATTTCGTGAAGGAACTACTGGCCCGGGGTGCCGATGTACAGGCGCAGGATTTGGACAGCTGGACGGCGCTGCACTTCGCCGCCAAGGCCGGCCATGTCGGGAtcgtggagctgctgctggacaaCGGGGCGGAGCTGGAGCACCGCGACATGGGCGGCTGGACGGCGCTCATGTGGGGCTCGTACAAGGGGCACACCAGCGtggtggcgctgctgctgcagcgcggTGCCGACGTGCAGGCACACGGCAACTACCACCTCAACCCGCTGCTCTGGGCGTCCGGTCGTGGCCACACGGAGATCGTGCGCCTGCTAGTCAACACGGGCGGGGCGAAGGTGAACGTTGGCGATAAG TACGGAACGACCCCGCTGGTGTGGGCCTGCCGCAAGGGAAGCGCGGAGATAGTGGACGTTCTACTGAAAGCCGGCGCGAACGTGGATACCGCCGGCATGTACTCGTGGACACCGCTGCTCGTAGCGGTCAGTGGCGGCTTTCAGGAATGTGTCTCCCTGCTGCTCGAGCGCAAGCCAAACGTGAACGCCCTGGACAAGGACGGCATGACGGCGCTCTCGATCGCGTGCCGCGAAGGGCTCACCGAGATCGCGTCGGCCCTGATCGCGGCCGGTGCCTACCTGAACGTGCAGGATCGGGCCGGCGACACGCCGCTGATCAACGCCGTCAAGGGCGGACACCGGAGCGTGGTCGAGATCCTGATGAAGCGCCACGTGGACGTAGACATCCAGGGAAAGGACAAGAAGACGGCCCTGTACACGGCGGTCGAGAAGGGCCACACCGCGATCGTGAAGCTGATCCTGCAGTCCAACCCGGACCTGGAGCTATCAACCAAAGACGGCGACACCGCGCTGCTGCGGGCGGTGCGCAACCGCAACCTCGAGATCGTGCAGATGCTGCTGGAGCGCAAGGCGAAGGTGGGCGCGACGGACAAGCGAGGCGACACCTGTCTGCACGTGGCGATGCGGGCCCGCTCGAAGGCGATCGTGGAGGCGCTGCTGAGCAACCCGAAGTACGGCCAGCTGCTGTACCGGTCGAACAAGGAGGGCGAAACGCCGTACGCGATCGATGCGACGCACCAGAAGACGATCCTCGGGCAGGTGTTTGGCAATCGGCGGCTGAACGCGAACGAAGACTCGGAGGGTATGCTCGGGTATGGGCTGTACTCGTCGGCGCTCGCTGACGTGCTGAGCGAACCCACGCTTACCACCCCGATCACGGTGGGACTGTACGCGAAGTGGGGCAGCGGGAAGAGCTTCCTGCTGACAGAGCTGCGGGACGAAATGAAGAACTTTGCCCACTCGTGGTCGGAGCCGCCGATCGACGCGTCCTGGCTGTTCTTTCTGATCAGCCTGCATCTGGTGCTGGTGATCGGGACGGTGGTCGGGCTGGCCACCTGGAGCTACGTGTGGGGCATGGTGACGGGGGCCACCCTGCTGGTGCTGATTTACTTTACCGACATTCTGCTAAAGTTCCTCGACCGTCGGTACGATCTCGAGTGGCTGTACTCGCTCAACTACGGGCTGTCGCGCAAGCTCGGCCGGCTGCGGCTGATACTGCAGGTCGCGTTCTGCCATCCGCCCGGGCCGCAGAGCGACCAGCAACCGATGCCGGTACGGTTTCACTTTGCCGAGGCGAGCGGGGCCGCCCCGAACGGTGATGCGGCCGTGGCGCTGATGCTGGCCTCGCTGTTCGACGCGATCGAGGCGCACTACGGTTCGTTGGCGACCGGGCTTTATCGTGCCTTTCGACCGAAACctt TAAAAGCAACCGGTGGCTGGAAATGGCGTAAAATGTGCTGCATGCCGGTAGTGCTGATGTTCGAGCTCGGCATGCTGGGCATCCTGGCGACGGCCTCGCTCTCCATCGTGTACTCCGAGTACGGGCTGGAGGGCCGGGAGGAGATAGCGGTGGCGATCTACGTCCTGCTGGGCATCCTGCTCGCCGGCGCGATTGCGAACCTGCACGCCTGGTCGAAGCTTATCGGTGCCTTGTTTATGTCGCAGGGCAAACACCTGAAGCGTGCCTTCAACAGCAACGAGGCGGCCCCACTGACGGCGCTCGGTGCCGAGGTCAGCCTGATGACGGATATGGTGCGCTGTCTGGACGCGTTCACCGGCCAGCAGAGCCGGCTGGTCGGCGTGGTCGATGCGCTCGATTCCTGCGACACCGAGCGCACGCTCACGATACTGAACGCGGTGCAGACGCTGCTGTCCGGGCCGCAGCGACCgttcgtgctgctgctcgcggTCGATCCGCATGTGATAGCGAAGGCGGCCGAAGCCAACAGCCGGCGACTGTTCACGGAGGGCGGCATCGGCGGGCACGACTTCCTGCGCAATCTGGTGCATCTGCCGGTGTACCTGCAGAACTCGGGCCTGCGCAAGGTGCAGCGGGCCCAGAACACCGCCATGTCGGCGTACCGGCGTGCCATGCCGGATCTGAGCCGGGACGACGATCAGCCGCACCTGGGCCATTCGGCATCGGTCCGGCGGCTGTCGAACGCGTCGGAGATTATGTCGTCGCAGGAGAAGCTGCGCGCGATGCCGAGCTCGTCCCGCGGGGGTAGCAAAAAGCTGCGCGTATCCGACTCGATCGCAAGCTCGATCGGGTCGAACCTGCACAAGCTTGGCCAAAACCCGCCGGTGGATCTGTCGAAAATCATTCTCACCGATGATTACTTCAGCGACGTGAATCCGAGAAGCATGCGAAGACTGATGAACGTCATCTACATCACCG TTCGGTTGCTGAAAGCTTTCCAGATCGATTTCAGCTGGTACCGGTTGAGCTCGTGGATCAATCTCACCGAACAGTGGCCGCTGCGTGCTAGCATGATCGTGCTGGAACACGATCAGGGCGGCGACAGCTTCGACGATTCGGTTTCCCTGCAAGCTGTATACGATAA AGTGCGCCCGAAGCTGACGTGCCTGCGGGAAGCGGCTGCACTGCTCGATCTCGATCGCGACGAGCGCAAGCTGGACGCATTTTTGCAGCTGCACAAGTCTGACCTGCTCGTGTCGGATCTGCGCATCTTCCTACCGTTCACCATCAACCTCGATCCGTACCTCCGGAAGGTGCTGAAAGAGGACCAGCAAGCGCTCGAGGACGAGGGTATCATCATACCGATGAAAACCGTACTGCCACCGAGCAAACCGAGCGGATTCGTGccgcaccatcaccatcggGCGCCGGTTGGCGGCGTGCTGCAGCCCACCCCGCAGCATCCCAACAATCTGACCAACTGGCCCAACTTCTACAACCCGCAGCCGCAGGCAATGGCGCTGATGAGCTACTACAATCAGAACTGGGCCAACTTCCCAGCAGGAGTTTACGGCACGAATGCGCTGCTGGGTGAACCGCTGCCCAAACCGGGCTCTGTCGGCGGCGGCCCCATCATTACCGAGCATCCGCCGCACGAACAGCATTCCACACTCGGCAGCAACAGCGGTCGTAGCAGCAAGACCACCACCGGTGCCCTGCAAAAATCCTCCAGCAACGGTCTGGCGACGAGTCCACCGATCGATATCGACCTATCGAACGTGCAGCTGTCCAGCCTGACGGTTGAGCAGCTGATCGAGCTGCTCGAGAAGGTGAACGATCTGAAACCGGCCATGGAGCGTACCGCGCCGATTCTGCGCGAAAATGCCATCTCCGGCCGGGTGCTGATGTACTGCAATCTGGAGGAGCTCAAGTCGGTGCTGCGGCTTAGCTTCGGGCACTGGGAGATGTTCAAGCTGCTGGTGACGGCACTGCGGGAAGCGAGCGTAACACAACCGGCCAGCCGGAAGCTATCCACCAAGACGACCTCGTTCGCGAAGGGGACGAACGATTCGGTGGAGATGCAGGAACCGATCGCCCAGTCAACGCCACCGTTCGGATCATCGACGAGCAGCTTCCAGCCGATCCGTCAAAAATCCCAAAATCTGCTGGAAAAACAG GTGACGCTCGAGGAGCAGATGATCTGCGGCGCACTGCAAACGCTGAACGAGGACGCGTTCGAGGATGtggtcagcagcagcgagcGGCCCAGCCCAACCGGTGAGATGTTTAGCCAGTACCTGGCGCCAATACGGGAAAGCTCGGAAATCGGTTCACCGCCTCGCCTCACTTACAACCTTACTAACCCAAACCTGACCGATCTGGCCGCCAGCAACGGTACGCTGAACGGTGACGACAGTggcgtcggtggtggtggcagcgttggcgtcggcggcggcggcggcggcggcagcaccagcagcggcagccaTCTCGGCCTCCGGTCCGGTTCCGGCCGGCACAGTCGTTCCCACAGCCTGCATGACGATGCATCGCTGACCAGCATCGTGGTCATTCCCACCTTCCTAACTACGTCCCCTAATGgcgccagcagcaacaacaacaacaacaacaacaacaccactaCCAATATCAACGACACCAAGCTCTAA